Sequence from the Bacteroidota bacterium genome:
AAGCAGGTATTTGGATGAAATACTATGACGAAAATGAAATACCCGAGGATGGTCGAAATTTTGGCGAAACCGAAGGTTCGTCAAGGCCAGCTTCCACCATGCGGTCAAAAAATTGAAAATTATCTTTCAGGCCGGTTAAACCATTTCCAAATCAACGATCAAAGTACTGTTATGCGACACGAAGATTTACAGGAAGAAGATTGGAAGGACGTAGGTCCGCTACTCGCCCCTCGCTCAAGGCAAAGACGCCAGGCGGATATGCTCGAGGATATTTCCCGAAGGCCTGCCGGAAAGCGTTTTGAGTCGCATTCGCAGCCTTCCAAAAGAGAAAGCCAAGGAAACTCCGGTTATTCAAATGAACGCAGTGGCCAAGTTTCCAGCACGGCCGATGCGCACGGTAGCGTTCCGACGTACCATGTTTTGGAGTGTAGCAGCTGGAATCGCGCTTTTGGCGATTTTCGGCACATATTTTCTCCTGAACACGGAGGAAAACACTGAAACCAACTATGCCGAAGAGCCATCCGGCAGGAGACCATGGTGCACCAGCTCTTGGATTCCAGGAAATCACGCCTTACCTCGACGTCACGGATAGGAGTGATGAGCAATTTTTGCGGCATTGGGCAGCGAAGCGAAGGGCATTCGGAAGGAGAAGACCACGAAATGCAGCAAGATGAAGCCGCTGAATACCTTGAGGATGCTGAACTTGACGAAATTGATTGGCAGAATTGACATAGACTTTGAAGATTTGCAATAAAATGCTGTTGAAGAAAGAACTACAAAGAGGAAAGATTATGAAACGATGATGATTTTGATGGGCTTTGCTTTTGACCTTGCTTTCCGCAGCCGCTGATGGCCCAACCGCCTGCTGCCGGCGGGATTTGGAGCGCCATTCGGTGGGATATATCACCAAGAAGCTGAGCTTGACGACGGACGAGGCCAAGGCTCTGGGCCGGTTTACGATGCCTACCGTGACGAAATGAAACTTGTGCGCGACGATCAGCGCGACATGTGCAATCGGCAAAGGAAAACTTTGGACACGATGACCGATCAAGAGGTCGAGACCGCGGGTCAACAAGATGCTCGACAACCGCCGCAAGGAGCGGAGCATCACCCTCAAGTACCACGAGCAGTTCAAGAAAGTGATCAACATCCGCAAGGGGGCATGCCTACAAAGCCGAACGTGAGTTCACGCTGTTGCTGTCGCGCGCTTGCAAAGCGACGGAAGGTGGCGCACCGGTGGTCCGGGCGGCCCGGGGCCCGGAGGCGGTGGACCCGGTGGCGGACGCAGGTTGCAGCGATAATCTTGCTGTTCGGAAATCAACGCCTCCTTTGGGGTGGCTTTTTTCTTCTGAAAGAGTTGTTCAATTAGCTGCAAGGGGTGACAAAGGTTCTCAAATCCTCTTGACATTGATTATATTTGAAAAAAAGGCCACCAATGATTACCGTAAATACATCGTTAGAAATCCAGAAGATGATGGGGAAGCCCACCATTAAGGGTTCCCGAATAACAGTAGAATTGATTTTGCGAAAACTCTCAGGAGGTCATTCCGTCGATGATTTGCTGAAAAGTTATCCCCACCTGAAAGGGAACAGATTGCAGCCGTTTTTGCTTACACTGCAGATATGGTTGCAATGAGGAGGTACGCGAAGCAATCATGATCATTTTCGACGAAATGTCGAGGACTATTGATCAAGTTGCTTTCGGCGAAAGGCTATCAGAATATTTCCATTCGAAAAGAATTTCCGCGGAATTTGACCTTGAAGTCGGAAACGTTCGCGAACATGGAGGACTTTTGATTACTGAGGATAAAGATTTTGGGGAATTGATATTTTCACATCATATCGAAAAGGTTGCGTGTTATTTATTCGCTAACACCAACCGCCATATTCCCGATTGAAGGCGCTGTTCTTCAGGCTATTGAGGACTATTCCGTGGACCCGCATTTACAATCATTACAGGTTTCTAAGTTGAAAGTAAGAACAAGGCGGCTTTGATTACCTTCCTTCGGTCCTTCCAACTGACCTATTCCTCCAAAACTCCACCTCCACACGGCGATTCAAGGCTTTGCCTTCGTCCGTGTCATTGGTGCTGCATGGCCTTGATTCCCCATTCCAGCTGAGTTGATGCGCTTAGCATCAATCGCCTGACTGATGAGGTAATCCATCACGGCACGGGCACGGCTCTCCGAAAGCTTCAAGTTGTAGCCATCTTCGCCGTCGCTGTCGGTATGCCCGGACAATCGAATCTTCAAATCCGGATGGCTTTTCAGAAAGTCGGCCAAGCTATCCTTTGGCGATGAAGGTGCCGTGCAAAAAGACCCATTCGTTCCAATCGTCAAGGATTTTGCCATTGCTGAGCGTGATCAACTCGGTGGTATCCACGCCGACTTGGCAATTGTTCATCCCCTGATCGTCGCGGGTGATTTGGAGTTGCAGTTCATCGAGGGCGTGATCGCTGACTTCCGCGAGGGAAACCCAGATGCTCAAACAATACTTTTTCCCAGCGATCAAGGGCGTTTTTAGGCGCGTAGCCACAAATTCGCGGTAGTTTTGGCGCTCTTGGAGCATGGCCCAGATGCCGCCATATCCGTTGCCATTGTGGGGCATTTGTTCTCCTAATTCATTTTTAGGAACGGCTGCTGTACCGGTTCCGCAGACATGGTAAAAGTCCGGCGAATTTTGTTTGATGCGCCAGGCGCGTGCATTTTGCAAGTCTTCCCGTTGTTTTGGGCAGGCGAAAAGTTGCTCAAAACCCGAATTGGGCACGAGGTTGTTGGGATCCTCGTCTTCTGCGACAAACAACTGGCTTTCACAACCTGACTTGCTCGTGCTTTCATACAATTCGAAGGCATCCAAGTAGGTGTAGGCGCGGTAATCGATTGCGGCAAAATGGCCGACTACCAAGGTTTTTTCGCCTCCTTTTGCCGTATAGGTTTTGGTAAACATTGCCCATCCGATGGATTCAGGGCTCATTTTCCAATTGGCATTCAATTGTGTGGCGACCGGAATGTCCAAAAGATCCCAATTTGGAATGGTCAACGAAGTATCCAAAAAACATGCCCGCAAGGCCATTCGACCGTCGCTACTTGGACTCGGCGCCGCTGCGGAATCGCAAACAATAGGCGCGACCCGCCACAAGCGGTTCTGCCAGATTGATCTGCAAAATTCCTTTCCTGATTTCCGCAAAGAATGCCCGCATAACCTGCGCCTTCAAACGCGTCGTGTGCCAAAAAGTTGTTGGGAACACCGACCGTTTCGAAGTTTTTGACGAAGCATTTGTTGAAATAGTCGGGCGTGCCCGTATTGGGGCTGCTCCAAAATGCGACGCGATCCAATTCGCCCCAGAGCCTTGGGACATTTTTTTCATGTCCTCAAATCCGCCGTTGGGAATGAGGTTTGGGCATAAGCAATGCCAAAATGGATCAAGCAGATCAGAGCAAGCAACGTTTCATGGCGCGGCATTCAGGATTTGGCATGCGCCGCAGTTGAGATCATAGACGGCTTTGCCTTCGGTGAGTTGTGCCAGCGTGACATCGGCAAACTTAGCCGTTCCACGGTCGGCATCTGCCTGAATCGGCGCAGCAATTTTTGTCGTTCCGCAAGCGACGGCAAACAAAAGGGTAGAGAGGAAGAAGTACTTTTTCATTGGGGAATGATTTTCGCAATGATAGCAATTTTCGGGGATTGAAGGCGGCTTTATCGGTCGATATGTCAGTGATCCAACGCACGTTTTTTGATCATTCCGCCGCGCGTATCCCGTACAGAGCTCATTACAACAAATGCTTCAGCGTCAATGCGTTGAATTTCGGACTTGAGCTTATTCAATTCCAGCCTTGTGATGACCGTGTAAAGAATGTCAACTTCGGATGTTTCGCCGCGTCTGCCATATCCTCCCTTGCCTTTGTACACGGTCACGCCACGTCCCATCTCCTTGGTGATCATGAGCCTGATTTCCTGGCTACGAATCGAAATAATGGTCACACCGGTATATTCATCGATGCCATCGACGATATAGTCCAAAGTTTTGGAGGCAATCAGGTAGGTGATCAAGGCATACATTGCCGTTTCAAGGTTCAGAAGATAAGCTGCCACACTAAAAATAGCGACATTCAAGCCAATGATGATGTCGCCAATCGTTGTGCCCAACTTGCGGCTGAGGTAGATCGCTAAAACCTCCGTGCCGTCCAGCACGGCACCTCCTCTCACCGAAAAGCCAATGCCAGCTCCCAAGAAAAACCTCCAAAGATGGCCACCAAGAGACTGTCATGGGTGATTACCGGGAAATGTATTGTTGAAACACATATCGCCAACGCGGAAATGGAAGCGGCTGATTTGAGCGCGAATTGCCGGTCAACCACCTTGAACGCCATGATCACAAAAGGGATGTTGATGATCACGATCAGAATTCCAAGCGACCATCCTGTCAGTTCAGAGGTCAAGAGGGAAATTCCCGTTGCGCCACCATCAATGAATTTGTTGGGCAGCAGAAATCCTTCCAATCCCAACGCTGCCAATCCGACCCCAATGGAGATGAGGATGAAGTCTTTCAGCCATTTTTTAGCCAAACGCTTAAATTCTTTGAGCGCTTTTTGAAACTCGGCAGGAGAAAGCACCTCATCTTTCTTCCGGTTTTTCCCCTTCGCCTTCTCACGACGGATGGAATTGACGATGATTTGCGTAAAAATGGGACCCATGAATTCTTGCGTTTGACGGTGACAATTCTGCACGATTGGCAGATCGCCCGATGCGGTGATTAGCCTAAAATACCATTAGAATACGGATACTGTGGTCGATTAGCTGTAGCAACACTGAATTTTAATGCAATTCTAACCCATTGAGCAAGGCTAGCACCGCCTCCGCACAACCCCATGAAACGGTGTATCCAGCGCCTCCGTGGCCGTAATTGTGAACAAATTCGCCGTCCCACTCGAGGCGGATGGTTGCTCGGCCCGGCCGTAATCCGACGACCTTGTCCAAAATTTCCACTTCACCAAGGTCGGGAACCAACCTTCGGCAACGGTCGATGATGCGATTCCCCAAATCCTCATCCCATTCCCACGAAGATTCTCCAGCCACCGCCGTGCCACCCAAGACGATGTCATGGGTACGCGGAAAGATGTAAGTGGCCTCAAATAATTCAGCTCCGTCCATTGAATCTGCAGAAACGAATGGAATGTTGGCCTGCCGGGCAATTTTTACCAATTGTCCCCGAATCGGATAAAGCGTTGGGTCATTTGCCAATTCCTTGGCTCCCAGGCCAGTGCAATTGATGACGATGGGTGATTCTGAATGCAAATCCGCTAGATTTTGAATCTCTCCGAGCTGAATTTCCCCGCCGCCTTGGCGGAACGTTTCCAGTAGATAGGGCAAGTAAATCGGCGTTTCAATCATGGGAACGTCCATCACAAAGCCCATGGGCTGTCCATCGGTCAATTCGGCAGCAGTGGCATTGCGCCATCTTCCTTCCGGAATCGCGTCGAGCCACCAAGCCGACTCCTTAGACTGCACAAACTCCGTAAATTGGACCATCTTGACGCCCGTTTCCGGATTTTCTGACAAGGTTTCCAAAACCCTGTAAGTCGCTCGACTCCAGCGGTTCACCGCTTCCAAAGGCCCTGTTTTGTAGGGAAACCAGATCGCGGCCGCGACCGCCGAGGTCGTGTCCGCAGGCATTTCCCGCGTATGGATGCGCACACGATAGCCCGCGCGTTGCAACACGATCGCAGTCGTGAGGCCAGAAACGCCACAGCCGACGATGATCACAGTTGGAAGATTGGGCCGCGGGTGTTGCCATGCAGTTGTGTTATGGATCGATTCTACAAGGCTGATTTTCAAAGTGTTCCTTGAAAAAACTCCTTCAGGCGCTTGGCTTGCCGTAGGACCAGGGCGGCATCATCCTTGTGATAAAGCTGATATTCAGCCTCTTCCTCGTTGACCTTCTCAGTGTATTCCACGAGTTTGTCACCTTTGAAGTAGAATCGGTTTTCACAGGTTTTTTCATTGTTCCCGCTGAATTCCTTGAAATAATAAAACAGCAAGTTGCCTTCGGAATCGAATAAGTATTCCTCGTTTTGGTCATTTGCACTGCGCTTGCTCGTGATGTTGAGCTTTCTCAGCACATACGATGGCCCGTTTTCGCCCTCCATGCTGCCGCGTTCAAACCAAAAGTCCCTGACGGCTCCATAGTTGCCGACTGCTGCCCATGGACTGTTTTTCTTGTTGACGGTCAGGCTGTTGAGGTAAAGTCGACAGGCTTCAGGTTCTTCCGCATTTTGGCATTCGAGAATTTTGTCGCCAATCTCCTTGTAAACCGCACGGATATGGTTGACCTCGA
This genomic interval carries:
- a CDS encoding OmpA family protein; amino-acid sequence: MKIRLSGHTDSDGEDGYNLKLSESRARAVMDYLISQAIDAKRINSAGMGNQGHAAPMTRTKAKP
- a CDS encoding FAD-dependent oxidoreductase, which encodes MKISLVESIHNTTAWQHPRPNLPTVIIVGCGVSGLTTAIVLQRAGYRVRIHTREMPADTTSAVAAAIWFPYKTGPLEAVNRWSRATYRVLETLSENPETGVKMVQFTEFVQSKESAWWLDAIPEGRWRNATAAELTDGQPMGFVMDVPMIETPIYLPYLLETFRQGGGEIQLGEIQNLADLHSESPIVINCTGLGAKELANDPTLYPIRGQLVKIARQANIPFVSADSMDGAELFEATYIFPRTHDIVLGGTAVAGESSWEWDEDLGNRIIDRCRRLVPDLGEVEILDKVVGLRPGRATIRLEWDGEFVHNYGHGGAGYTVSWGCAEAVLALLNGLELH